From the Kallotenue papyrolyticum genome, the window CTCGCTTTGATGTGTGGGGACCGGTCGGCGACACGCTGGCGCTCCAGCGCCGCATCAAGCAGCAGTTCGATCCGCGGGCAACGCTCAACCCCGGTCGTTTCGTGGGAGGCATCTGATGCTCCAGGCTGTCCACTCCCGGCAGCGCGACGCAACCGGCATCTTCGACGCGCACCACCCGCCCGCGCCGGAGCTGATCGCCGATTGCGTGCACTGCGGCTTCTGCCTGCCGACCTGCCCAACCTACCTGCTGTGGGGCGAGGAGATGGACTCGCCGCGCGGGCGCATCTACCTGATGCAGCTCGGCCTCGAAGGGCAGGCACGCTGGAACCCGACCTATGTGTCGCACTTCGATCGCTGTCTGGGCTGCATGGCCTGCCTGACGGCCTGCCCCTCGGGCGTGCAGTACGACAAATTGATCGAGGCGACGCGCGCGCAGATCGAGCGCCACTACCCGCGCGCGCTGCCGGATCGCCTCTTCCGAAGCCTGATCTTCGCGCTGTTCCCCCATCCGCGCCGTCTGCGTCTGCTAGCCGCGCCGTTGTGGCTCTACCAGCGCAGCGGCCTGCGCCGTCTGGTGCAACGCTCCGGCCTGCTCTCGCTGCTGCCGGCGCGGCTGCGCGCCATGGAAGCGCTGCTGCCGCCGATCACAGCCACGGCGCTGCGTCACCCGTTACCGCGCCGTTTGCCGGCGCGTGGCGAGCGGCGCCTGCGCGTCGGGCTGCTGTTGGGCTGCGTGCAGCGCGTCTTCTTCGCCGATGTCAATGCCGCCACCGCTCGCGTGCTGCAGGCCGAGGGCTGCGAGGTAATCGCTCTGCCGGAGCAGCCCTGCTGCGGCGCGTTGCTGGTGCATGCCGGGCGCGAGCAGGAGGCGCAGGCGCTGGCGCGGCGCATGATCGATGTGTGGGAGCGCGAACAGATCGATGTGCTGGTGATCAATGCCGCCGGCTGCGGCTCCACGCTGAAGGAGTACGGCTGGCTGCTGCGCGACGATCCGGCCTATGCCGAGCGCGCGCGCCGCTTTGCCGCTGCCTGCCGCGATGTCTCCGAGGTGCTGGCCGGGCTGGAGCCGCGCGCGCCGCGCCATCCGCTGCCGCTGACGGTGGCCTACCACGACGCCTGCCACCTGCAACACGCCCAGGGCGTGCGCGCCGAACCGCGCGCGGTGCTGAGCACGATCCCCGGTCTGGAGATCCGCGAGATCGCCGAAGCCGCGATCTGTTGCGGCTCGGCGGGAATCTACAACCTGGTCGCGCCGGAGCCGGCGCAGCAGCTCGCCGACCGCAAGGTGCAGCACGTGCTGGCCACCGGCGCGGATGTGCTGGCCACCAGCAATCCCGGCTGCCTGTTGCAGATCATGAACGGCCTGCGGCGCGCCGGCTCGGCCATGCCCGCCGTGCATCCGGTCGAACTGCTGGACGCTTCGATCCGCGGGACGCTGCCGCCGGCGCTGCAGCGCGCGATGAGCACACGCGATGAGCACACGCCATGAGTCAGCCAGCGTTTGAGTCCCAGGCGGCGCGCCGCAGCGAGCTGGCGGTGCCGGGCAACAACCCGCGCTTCATTGCCAAGGCCGCGGCTAGCGACGCCGATCTGGTCTTTCTCGATCTGGAGGACGCCGTGCCGCCGGCGGAGCGCGCCGCCGCGCGGCAGTGCATCGTCGAGGGGTTGCGCGCGCACGACTGGCGTGGCAAGCTGCGCGCGGTGCGCGTCAACCCCACCACCTCGCCGGCCTTCTACGAGGATGTGATCGGCGTGGTCGAGGGCGCGGGCGCACATATCGACGTGATCATCCTACCCAAGGTCAATCAGCCGGGTGATGTGTACATGCTCGATATGCTGCTGCGGCAGATCGAGGGCAAGCTCGGCCTGCCGCAGCGCATCACGATCGAAGCGCAGATCGAAACAGCGTTGGGCATGCGCAACGTTGAACAGATCGCCACGGCCAGTCCGCGCCTGACGGCGCTGACCTTCGGGCCGGGCGATTTCGCCGCCGATCTGGGCGTGCCCCTACTGGCGATCGGCGGCGAGCTGCCGGAGTATCCCGGCCACCTCTGGCATGCGGCCCTGAGTCGGCTGGTCGTGGCCGCGCGCGCCGCCGGCCTGCTAGTGATCGACGGGCCCTACGGCGCATACCGCGACCGCGACGGGCTGCTGCGCAGCGCGCGACTGGCACGGGCGCTCGGCTGCGACGGCAAATGGGCGATTCATCCCGACCAGATCGCGCCCATCAACGAGGTCTTCACGCCCACGCCGGCGGAGGTGCAGCGCGCCCAGGCGTTGATCGCGCGCTACGAGACGGCCCTGGCCGCCGAAGCGCGCGGCGCGGTCGCGCACGATCAGGAGATGATCGACGCGGCCTCGTTGCGCATGGCGCGCCGCATTCTGGCCCGCGCCGCGGCTCAACGCCAGGAGCCCGCGCCTTAAGCCCGGCCTCAGCCGTCCACGCTTGCGGCGGCCTGCCGGCGGGCGCGCGCGGCGTTGTTGGCGATCAGTCCGGCCATCGCGCCTGCGCCCACGCCGTTGTCGATGTTGACCACGGCCAGGCCGGGCGCGCAGGTCTGCAGCATCGAGAGCAGCGCCGCTTCGCCGCGCCCGCCCAGCCCGTAGCCGATCGCGGTCGGCAGCCCGATCACCGGCACCGGCGCCAGGCCCGCGACCACCGACGGCAGCGCGCCGTCCATGCCGGCGGCGACGATGATCACATCTACCGGCACGCTCAGCAGGTGCTGCAGGGGCGCGACCAGCCGATGGATCCCCGCTACGCCGACGTCGTAGAAGGCATGCACGTCGCAGCCCATCTCGCGGCAGACCACCGCGGCTTCTTCAGCGCGCGGCACGTCGCCGGTGCCCGCCGTGAGGATGCCCACCTGGCCCCCGCTGCGCGGCGGCTGATGCTCGGGATGGCGCAGGACCACCAGCCGCGCTGCTGCGTGGTGCTCCCAGACCACCGTATCGGCCAGCTCCTGCTGTAGTGCCGCCAGCGTCGCGTCGGGCAGCCGGCTGATGATCGCGCGTCCCGTATCGGCGAGCAGGCGGCGAGCGATGGCGACGACCTGCTCCGGCGTTTTGACGTCGGCCAGCACCACTTCGGGCACGCCCTTGCGCCGTTCGCGGCGCGGATCGAGGTGGGCAAAGCCCAGCGTTGTTTCGCGCGTCTGCTCGCTCAGCAGGGCTGCGCGCAGATCGTCCAATGGATCACGCATCGAAAGGTCATTCATAGTTCGTTGAGCAAGTGAATGGGTTGCGCTGCACGGCGTTTGAGCGGCTCGTTCATGCTGCCGCTGCGGAAGCCCTGCAGATCCAACGTAACGTACACGTAGCCCAGTGCTTTGAGCGCGGCCACGATCGTCTCGCGCAGCTCCAGCGCGCGCGGCAGATCCTCCGGCGCCAACTCCAGACGAGCGATCTCGCCGTGGTGGCGCACGCGAAAGCCGCGAAAGCCAAGCTGACGCAGCGCGCGCTCGGCGGCGTCGATCTGGCGTAGCTGGGCGGCGTCGATGCGCTGGCCATAGGGCACGCGCGACGACAGGCAGGCGAACGAGGGCTTGTTCCAGGTGTCCAGCCCCAGGTGGCGCGAGAGCTCGCGGATCTCGGCTTTGGTCAGGCCGGCCTCCAACAGCGGGCTGCGCACGTTCCATTCGCGCGCGGCCTGGTGACCGGGCCGGTGATCGCCCAGATCATCGGCCATAGCGCCGTAGGCTACCGCGGCCAGGCCCAACTGCTCGGCCAGTGGAAAGAGCTCGCGAAACAGCGTCTGCTTGCAATGGTAGCAGCGATCAGGCCGGTTGGCGGCATAGCGCTCGTTGGCCAGCTCGTTGGTCTGCACCACGATGTGGCGCACGCCGATCTGGCGCGCCAGCCGCCGGGCCTCTTCCAGCTCCTCGTGCGGGTAGGTCTCCGAATCGGCGGTCGCGGCGACGCAGCGCTCGCCCAGCACGTCGGCGGCGACTTTGAGCAGCAGCGTGCTGTCCACACCGCCCGAAAAAGCGACCAGCACCGAGCCCAGCTCGCGCAGCAGCTCCTGCAGGCGCCGGTATTTGGCTTCTAGTTCTGTGTTCATCGTCTTCCCTTTCCGCGTTGCGCTCGCGCACGGCGGCCAGCATGATGCCCGTATCATACCGCTTAGCGCAGCGCCTGGGGAGTGGCCGCGCCACCATTGGCGCGGTAGTAGAGCTGCCCGGCCAGGACGCCCAGCAGACAGATCGCTGCGCAGATCAGCAGCGTGGGCGTTACGCCGATGTGGTTGGAGAGCGTGCCGATGAACAGGCTGCCGATCGGCGTGCTGCCGGCGAAGAGCAGTACATACAGACTCATCACCCGGCCACGCAGATGATCGGGCACGATCACCTGGATCAGCGTATTGGCCGAGGTCGAGAAGGTGATGCCGGCCAGGCCCAGAGCGGTGAGCAACAGCGCCGAGAGCGGAAAGCTGGTCGAAAGCGCCAGCCCGCCCAGGATCAGGCTGAACGCGCCCGCACCGACCGCGACGCGCTGCATCGTGACGCGTTGCGCATAGGCTGTCAACAGCGCGGCGGCGACCGAGCCCAGGCCCAGGCAGGCCGAGAGGGTGCCAAAGCCGGCCGCGTCGGTGTGGAGCACAAAGCCGGCGATCAGCGGCACCAGTAGCGTCAGGTTGTACCCAAAGGTGCCGATGATCGCCACGATCAGCAGCACGGCCAGCACCTGCGGCGTGCGCCAGGCGTAGCTCAGGCCTTCCCAGACGCGCGCCAGCAGACGGCCCTCTGTTTCGCGGGGTGCGGCAAAGAACTGCGCCGGATTCATCAGCAGCAGGCCGATGATTACTGCTAGGAAGCTGATGGCGTTGATGAACAGCACCGGCGCGACGCCCAGGTGTGCAATCATTACGCCGGCCAGCGCCGGGCCGAGCACGCGCGCTAGGTTGAAGGTCACCGAATTGAGCGCAACCGCGTTGACCACCGTTTCGCGTCCGACCAGCTCGACGGCAAAAGCCTGACGCGTAGGATTATCGACCGCGTTGATCAGGCCCTGGAGCAGCGCCAGCAGATAGACCTGCCAGATCTGGATCAGCCCGCTCGCCACCAGCAGGCCAAAGACGAAAGCGCGCGCCATGGCGATGCTCTGCGTGACCAGTAGCAGGCGGCGCTTGGGGAACAGGTCGGCGATTGCGCCGCCAAACAGCGAGAGCAGCAGCACCGGTAGGAATTGCAGCACGGTCACCAGACTGAGCGCCAGCGGCGACTCCGGTGCGAGCTGCAGCACCAGCCAGGCTTGGGCGGTGGTCTGCATCCAGCTCCCGGTCATCGAGATCAACTGGCCGGACCAGTAGAGACGGTAGTTGCGCACACGCAGCGCGCGAAAGCCGTGTGAAAAAGGCACACGCCGCCGCGGCGGCGTGCGATTGGACGTGGCGAAGGTGTTGTGCAGATGGTCGGTTTCGTTCTCGGTTTGCGTTGCCATCGTTCGCGGTCTTTCGGGCACGTGACCGCTACATCATAACATATTGCGAATATGCGCGCTACTCGATATCTGTCGGATTGCCTGCGCTACAGTTCAAGGCGTTGCTGTTGCGGCGGAAGCGCGTCGTGCTGGCCGAGGCGCTGTTGCAGGGCGCGCACGGTCGCCGGCGAATGGCCCTGGTAGTGGTTGTTGGCGTAGCCATACACGGCAATGCCGTGTTCGGCCAGGCGCCGGATCTGGCGGGTCCACCAGTCCAGATCGGCGGTGCGCTGCCATTCAGGTCGTACATGGCTGAAATCGGCGCTGATCTGATGACGGTCGCCCAACCAGCGGATGTACACGAAATCGGCGGTGACCGGCGTGGCGCGGGGCATGCCTGGACGATCAACATGCACCAGCGCCACATTGTGGGTGCGCAACAGGTCGTAGAAGGCTGCCTGCAGCCAGCTAGGATGTCGTACCTCGACCGCCCAACGCAGGTCGCGCGGCAGGGTGGGCAGCAGCGCGGCGAGCGCATCCCAGTGCTCGGCGGTGAACGAGGGGGGCAATTGGAGCAGCAATGGTCCGCAGCGGCAGCCCAGACGGCGCATCTGCGCAGCGAACGCAAGGAGCTCCTCGGCGACGCCGACCAGACGTGCCTCATGGGTGATCGTGCGTGGCACTTTGGCCGCGAACTGGAAGTGCTCTGGCGTGCGCGCCTGCCAGGCTGCCAGCATGCGCTCCGTCGGCGGACGGTAAAAGGTGGTATCGAGCTCGACGGTGTTGAAGGCCTGCGCGTAGAGCGCCAGCCACTGCGTCGCCGGCACGCCCGCGGGGTAGAACGGACCGATCCAGTCCGGATAGCTCCAGCCTGAGGTCCCCAGCCGGATCGGTGTCTGGTGGAGCGTGGACGGTGTCATCCGGCCGGCTGGCGTTGCTCGGCAGCGCGCCGCACGCGAAACTTGTCGCCGATGTCTACGCCCAGATACTGTGCCGCGTTGCCGTTGGGCACGGCGATCTCTAGGTGGCCGCTGCTGCCGATCAGCGCGATCGGGATACCGCTCGGCCCATCCGAGTAGGTGCGGTAGAGCCCTTGGATCTGCTGATCGATGATCTCGATCACCAGACGCGGACCGATACCATAGCTGTCCAGGTGTTCGGTGGTGATGTTGGTGATGCAGTTGCCGAAGCGATCAACATGAATAATCCGGCCCTGCAGGGTCTGACCGTCGAGCGGCAGGGGTGTGGTGCGCTTGGCCAGCACCGGGTCGCTCAAGGGACGACCCAGCGCGGCCAGCGGCGTGCCACTGGCAAGGTGCGCACCGACCGGCGCGAAGATATCGCGGCCATGGAAGGTGGCGCTGATCTGTGGCAGCCAGAAGCGCGTTTCGGTCAATTCGACCATCTGCGGCGGGCAGCCCCAGATGTGTTGCGCGTCCTCGATCACCAGCGAAAAAATGCCGTTGTCGGGACCGACAAAGGTCGCGTCGGGCGTTTGAAGGGCCATGGCACGCCGGCGGCTGCCCACGCCCGGATCGACCACCACCACATGTGTCGTGCCGCGCGGGAAGTAGCGATAGCCCGAGCGCAGCAGATAGGCCGCTTCGATGATGTTGCCGGGCGTAATGCCGTGGGTGTAGTCAATGATGCGTGCCTGCGGCGCAATGCGCAGGATCACGCCCTTCATGATTGCTACATAGGCGTCGTCCAGCCCAAAATCGGTTGTTAGCGTGATAATGCCGTTTGCTTGAAATGTTTCGCTCATAGCGCTTGTGCCTACGTATAACCGCCGAGAAGGCTACCACCGCCGAGACAGGGAGGCATGTTCCCGCGCGCGGGCTCGCCCCAAAACTATTTCGGAGTGCAGGAGCCATGCTCCCGCAGCGCCCGCAGGGCGCCAAGGCGCACCGCGAGGGAGGATCGATCCTGGCTTGTGCCTGTGCTCCCCGACGCGACTGCCATGCTGCGCGTGGCGCGCCAGCCTGGCTGGCGCACGCCAAAACCACTTCGGCGTGCGGACGCCATCGCTGACCACCACCGGTGTTCCAGCGCCACCACCACGCTCAGCCTCCATCTTCACCAACCGGCGAGCGCATAGTGCTCTGGCTCGTTTTGGAGTGCGGGAGCCATGCTCCCGCGGCGCCCGCAGGGCGCCAAGGCGCACCGCGAGGGAGGATCGATCCTGGCTTGTGCCTGTGCTCCCCGACGCGACTGCCACGCTGCGCGTGGCGCGCCAGCCTGGCTGGCGCACGCCAAAACCACTTCGGCGTGCGGGAGCCATGCTCCCGCGGCGCACGCCCTGCGGGCGCACTCCAAAAAACGGTCGTGTGTCTCCCAGTTGCTGCGCTCCCGCTCCGTAGCCGCCTCGGTTCCTCGCTAGGCGCTGGCGATCTCGGCGCGCAGCCGGCCCAGCACGGTTTCGATCGCCGTCAACTCTTCGTGGATCGCGCTGAGCTGATCGCGCTGGGCGCGCACAAAGCGCGTGTACGGCCCGATCGCCTCGCGGATGCGCGCTGCCGAGGTTTCCAGCTCGTTGTTGACCTGCCGCGTGATCGTCCGCGTCAACTGATCGCGCATCTCGCTGATCTTCTGATGAAAATCGCGCTTGGCCTGACGGCGCTTGGCGGGCAGAATAAACAGGCCCGTACCGGCCACCGCCAGCGACAGCAGAATGCCGGTGAAATCGGCGGCCAGTGTGCCGAGCACGGCCATCAGCGCCGCGCCCAGGCCAACCGCGCCGACGCCCACCGCCGCGGTTGCAGCCATGGCGCTCTGCACACCCCGCGCCAGCTCCTCGGCTTCGGCTTCGCGGTCGTAGGTGTTGACCACCCGGCGCGCGGTCTCGCCGACCGAGGCCAGCAGCGCGGCGCGATTGTACTCGAAGGACGTGCCGATCTCGCCCAGCATCTGACCGCGCTGCAGGCTGCGCCGCCGGTTGAGGTAGTCGGTTACGGCCTGCCATAGCCGAAACTGGCGATCGACCAGCCAGTCGATGATCTGCTGCACGCGCTGCTCGATCTGCTGCGGCGTGTCGCCGATGACGCGCTCCTCGAACGCGGCGCGGACGCGCTCGGCTTTGAGCAGATCGAACATGCGGCCCAGGCGGATGGTCTCGTCGAAGAAGTTCATGCCGCGCAGTTCCATTTCGGCGAGCAGGTTCTCGATCGCCGAGACGTGCAGCCGAAACTCGTTCTGGAGATCCTGCCGGTACAGCTCGATCTGCTGCTCGATGTGCTCGATGGTCGCGAAATCCTCGCGCAGCGATTCGAGGCGCTCTCCCACGGCGCTGCGGTAGCGTGTCGTGATGGTTTGCGCCACGCCCAGCGGATTGAGCAATTTCAGACGGACGCGCTCCTGTTCGTCCAGGGTCTCGGTGATGTAGCGCTCGACCGCTTCGAAGCGGCTGCGCTCCCAGCTCTCGTCGGAGCGATCGCCATCGGCGGACTGTTTGGCGCGCAGCGCCAGCCGCGCCGACAGGGGAAAGACTTCGGGCTGGCGGCCCAACAAGGGCTGCGCATGCTCGCCCACAAAGCGGACCACCTGCTCGATCTCGGCTTCGGTGCCGAGAATGTCGATCTTATTGATCACCAGCACGATCTTTTTGCCCCACTCGCGGATCTGCTCCAGAAAGGCGCGTTCCGATTCGGTGAAGGGGCGATCGGCGGAGGTGACGAAGAGCACGATATCGCAGCGCGGAATGAAGTCGCGCGTCAGCTCCTCGTGGCGACGGATCACGGCGTTGGTGCCGGGCGTGTCAACGATGTTGATCTCGCGCAGCATCTCGGCCGGATAGTGGATCTCCAGCACGAACTCCTCGCGCAGTTGCTGGTCCGGCTCAGGCCCGTACTTAAGGATGTTGATGCGATCGGTGGTAGGCGTCACGCCTTCGGGCAGCACCGGCTCGCCGATCAACGCGTTGATGAAGGTGGATTTGCCCGAGTTGAACTCGCCGGCGACGACCAGCAGAAAGAGTTCGTCGAGATGGAGGATGGCCTGATCGAGCGCGCGCAGGTCAGCCGGCAGCGTATCGCTGAAGCCGCTCAGCGCCTCGCGCAGCCGATGCAGCAGTGCGCGCTCCTGCTCCAGCAGCGTGGCCTGCCGCTCGCCGAGCACCTGTTTGCGTCCCAACAATCCGCGCACGAACGTACTCCTTGGTGTTTGTCTCTAGTGTACTCGATCTCGACAAGCCTGCGTGCATGGCGCTTATAATACGTCCGACCATCTGCATCCAGATTACAATACAGCGCTCGAACCCTTCTGCTGAGGTGTACGGGTATGTCGGATCAGCCTTCGCAGGGCACAGAGCGATCGGTGCCGGGCGATCTGCTAACACCTTCGTTGAGCGCCGCACCGTCCACGACGCTTCGGGAGCGGCCCTGGCGGGTCAATTCGCAGTTGTGGATCGCTTTTCTGGCCGGTGTCTTGCCGGTGACGGTGGTTGCGCTTATCAATGCGCGCCGCCTGGGGCTGCGTCCGGCAGCGATCCGCCTGATCCTCGCTATCGGCTTAGGCACGTTTCTGATCTCGCTGTTGTGGCTCGCCTGGCAAGCCGAGGCTGCGGCCAGTCTGCGTAGCTTGAGCCAGCCGGTCAACCGTGCGCCGCTGCGCCTGGGCACGCGGGTGCTGGCCGTGCTGGCCTACCTGGCCATGGCGCGCATTCAGCGACCGGCCGAGCGGCGCTACCGGCTCTTCTACGGCGATACCTATGCGTCGCTCTGGCGGCCCGGCCTGATCATCTGCTTAGGCGGCGGCCTAGTGCAGGCCGGCATCCAGGCCATGGTGCTGGCCCTGGTGTTGGCGCGGTAGAGCACAGCTATGCAGCAAACATCTTCGCGCGCGCTGGCGCTGGCCCGCCACTACATCGAAATCGATCGTCCACAGCAGGCGCTCGAGGTCTTGAGCCGCGGCGCGCTGGGCGAGAGCGACCAGACCGAACTCTGGCGCTGGCGCGCCCTGGCGCACTACATGCTCGATCAGCACGATCAGGCGCTGCGCGCAGCCAAGGAGTTGCTGGCGCTGGCTCCCAATGACCTGATGGGGCTGTCTATGCTCGGGCTGGCCCACATGGCCCGTGGCGAATTTGCCGAGGCCGAGGCCGCCTGGTTGGCCGGGCTGCGGCTCGATCCCGAGGAGGTGACCTTGTTGTGCTGGTATGGTCGGCTGATGCTGCTCACCGATCACCGCGCCAAGGCGCAGCGCCTGCTGGAGCGCGCACAGCAGATCGATCCCGAGAGCGCCGAGGTGGCGCATCTGCGGCTCTTGATCGAATATACCCATGGCGCGGCGCGCACGACGGAACAGATCAGCCGCGCACTGCTGGCGCGCAATCCGCACGATCGCCTGGCATTGCGCGTTCTGACCGACATCAGCATCGAACGCGGCAAGCTGCGCCACGCCGACCGCTACCTTGGGCAACTCGTCAGCAGTGATCCCGCCGACCACGACGTCGCCGCCGTCGCGCGGAGCGTGCGTGCGGCGCAACACTGGCTGCTGCTGCCCCTCTGGCCGCTCTGGCGCTGGGGCGTCGCGCGCGTATGGCTTGGCGCGGTAATGATCTGTCTGATCGCCCTCCTGCTGCGCAACGACGTCCTGTTGGGCACCGTTGTAAGCGTGTACCTTGTTCTGGTGGTCTATAGCTGGGTGGTGCCGCCGCTGGTGCGGTGGTGGCTCAGGAGGAAGCGAGGGTGATCAACCAGCACATTCAGGCGCTGCGCGCGGCGTTGGCAGCGGCGCCCGACCAACCTGCACTACGTCTCTTGCTGGCCGATCTGTTGGTTCAGGCCGAACAGATCGACGAGGCGCTCGACAACTACCGCCTGGTGATCGAGGCCGGTCAGCTGCCCCGCGAGCGTTGGCTGACGGTCGCCGAGCTGGCGCTGGACGCCGATCGGCTCGATCTGGCCCAACACTGTCTGGCAATGGCACGCCACGCGGGGATCGTCGAAGGTGTCGGCGCGCTACAGGCCCGCCTGGATGAGCGCATGCTGGCGCAGGGCTACCAGAAGCTGCCGCTGCTGCGCGATGACCGGCAGGCGCAGCGCGACAACCTGCTGCTGGATGCGCAGGAGACTTGCCTGTTCAGCGATATCGGTGGTCTGGACGAGATCAAAAAGACGATCCACCGCATGATCATTCTGCCGCTGCTGCGACCGGAACTGTATCAGCGCTACAGACGGCAGGTGGGTGGTGGTATTCTGCTGTATGGGCCGCCCGGGTGCGGCAAGACCATGCTGGCGCGCGCCACCGCCGGCGAGTGCCGCCTGCCCTTCTTCAACGTTCGCATCGAAGCGGTGTTGGATCCCTACTTCGGCGTGAGCGAGCGCAATCTGCATGCTGCCTTCGAAGAGGCGCGTCGCGTCGCGCCCTGCGTGATCTTTCTAGACGAGTTGGATGCCCTGGCGTTTGCCCGCAGTCGGCAGCAGTCCGCCACGGCGCGGCCTCTGGTCGATCAACTGCTGCAGGAGCTGGACGCTATCGGCGCGGCCAACGAGCGGGTGTTGGTGATGGCGGCGACCAACGCGCCCTGGGATGTGGACGATGCGCTGCTGCGGCCAGGTCGCTTCGACCGGCGGGTCTTTGTGCCACCGCCCGATCTGCCGGCGCGCCGGCGCATTCTGGAGCTGGTGCTGGCCGGGGTGCCGACCGAGCGGCTCGATCTGGAGCGGCTGGCGCGTCAGACGCCGTTGTTTAGCGGTGCCGACTTACGCGCGCTGGTGCAGCAGGCCATCGATCTGGTGATCGACGAAGCGCTGGCCGGCGAGCATGAGCCGCCGTTGAGCATGCGCCATCTGGAGCAGGCGCGCGCCACCCTGCACCCCAGCACGCTGGAATGGCTGCGCCGCGCGCGCAACTACATCGAGTTTGCCAATCAGGATCAGCGCTACAACGACGTCGCGGCGTTTCTGCGCACGCCCGACGCGCGCGCCTGGCGGCTCGACTAGCAGCTTGCCTCCTGCGACGCCTGCTCCAGCGACCAGCGCCGAAAGCTCTCGAGGCGACCGGGCACATCGGCAAGCGTTTTGCCCGGATTGTTGCGCAGAAACAGCCCGTGCTGGGTGCGGTGCGCCTCCAGCGCGGCGATCTTGCGCTCGAGCCAGGGTGTCACGTCCAGCACCAGGTCGGCAGGATCATCGCGATTGATGTGGCGCGGC encodes:
- a CDS encoding ATP-binding protein, translated to MINQHIQALRAALAAAPDQPALRLLLADLLVQAEQIDEALDNYRLVIEAGQLPRERWLTVAELALDADRLDLAQHCLAMARHAGIVEGVGALQARLDERMLAQGYQKLPLLRDDRQAQRDNLLLDAQETCLFSDIGGLDEIKKTIHRMIILPLLRPELYQRYRRQVGGGILLYGPPGCGKTMLARATAGECRLPFFNVRIEAVLDPYFGVSERNLHAAFEEARRVAPCVIFLDELDALAFARSRQQSATARPLVDQLLQELDAIGAANERVLVMAATNAPWDVDDALLRPGRFDRRVFVPPPDLPARRRILELVLAGVPTERLDLERLARQTPLFSGADLRALVQQAIDLVIDEALAGEHEPPLSMRHLEQARATLHPSTLEWLRRARNYIEFANQDQRYNDVAAFLRTPDARAWRLD
- a CDS encoding tetratricopeptide repeat protein, giving the protein MQQTSSRALALARHYIEIDRPQQALEVLSRGALGESDQTELWRWRALAHYMLDQHDQALRAAKELLALAPNDLMGLSMLGLAHMARGEFAEAEAAWLAGLRLDPEEVTLLCWYGRLMLLTDHRAKAQRLLERAQQIDPESAEVAHLRLLIEYTHGAARTTEQISRALLARNPHDRLALRVLTDISIERGKLRHADRYLGQLVSSDPADHDVAAVARSVRAAQHWLLLPLWPLWRWGVARVWLGAVMICLIALLLRNDVLLGTVVSVYLVLVVYSWVVPPLVRWWLRRKRG